AATCATTCCGCACGGCGTACAGCGCGGCGTCAAGCTGATTCCCGGCGTTAAAAACATCATCGCCGTAGCATCCGGCAAGGGCGGCGTCGGCAAATCGGCGACCGCGGTCAATCTGGCGCTGGCATTGGCGGCGGAAGGCGCTGCCGTCGGTATTCTGGACGCCGATATTTACGGCCCGTCGCAACCGCAAATGCTCGGCATCACCGGTCACCCCGAGTCGCTCGACGGCAAATCGATGGAACCGATGCGCGCGCACGGTATTCAAGCAATATCGATCGGCATGCTGGTTGACGTTGAAACGCCAATGGTGTGGCGCGGTCCGATGGTGACGCAGGCCTTGCAACAATTGCTGAACGACACCAATTGGAAGGATCTGGATTATCTGGTAGTGGATTTACCCCCCGGTACCGGCGACATTCAATTGACATTGGCGCAAAAGATTCCGGTCACTGGTGCCGTCATTGTCACCACGCCGCAAGACATCGCCCTGCTCGATGCGCGCAAAGGTCTCAAAATGTTTGAGAAAGTCGGCATCCCGATTCTGGGCATCGTGGAAAACATGAGCACCCATACGTGCTCCAACTGCGGCCATACCGAGCCGATTTTCGGTACCGGCGGCGGTGAAAAAATGTGCAAGGACTATAACGTCGAATTGCTGGGGGCGCTGCCGCTCGATATCAAAATCCGCGAACATACCGACGCCGGAAAACCCAGCGTGGTTGCGGAACCGGACGGTAAAATCGCGGAAATTTATAAACTGATCGCGCGGCGGGTGGCCGTCAAGATTGCGGAATCCGCCGAAGATCACTCCGAGCTGTTCGCCAAAATCGTAATGGACAATGACTAGGAAAACCTGAAGGATGTCGATTAAATCAGATAAATGGATACGCCGCATGGCGCTGGAACACGGCATGATCGAACCATTCGAGCCCGACCAGATCCGCCGCAAGGATAATCAGCGTATCGTATCGTACGGCACGTCGAGTTACGGTTACGATATCCGCTGTTCGGATGAATTCAAGTTATTCACCAATATCAACTCCACCATCGTCGATCCGAAAAATTTTGACTCCAATTCGTTCATCGATGTTAAAAGCGACGTGTGCATCATCCCGCCCAATTCGTTCGCGCTGGCGCGCACCGTCGAGTATTTCCGCATTCCGCGCAACGTGCTGACGATTTGCCTGGGCAAATCGACCTACGCGCGCTGCGGCATCATCGTCAACGTCACGCCGTTTGAACCGGAATGGGAAGGTTTTGTCACACTAGAGTTTTCCAATACAACACCGCTACCCGCCAAAATTTATGCCAACGAAGGCGTGGCGCAAGTAATTTTCTTCGAATCGGATGAAGTTTGCGAAACATCGTACAAAGACCGGGGCGGAAAATATCAGGGTCAGCATGGCGTAACCTTGCCGAAAATTTGAAGTTGCAGGAAAAATAACGATGTGGAGAGTGGGTAATGCCGATTCCAATATGTTCGAAGTTACTGAAATGGTTGTCTGCTGCTGTGGCGCTGATGCTATTTTCCGCGGCGCTGCCGGCAGGCATACACCCGCACATTTCTCTGCCGCAAACGGGTCTGATGCCGGAAGATATCGCCGTCATCGTCAATGACGATGATCCCCTGTCCCGGCAGATAGGCGATTACTATCAACGCGCGCGGCAAATACCCAAAGCCAATGTCATCCACCTGAAGTTCCCTCCCAACCGCAGCACCCTGAGCTCTGACGAGTTCATTGAGTTAAAGGCTAAAATCGATCAACTGACGCCAGAGCATGTACAGGCTTTCGCCGTCGCATGGACGGCACCGTACCGGGTGGATTGCATGTCGCTGACTTCCGCATTGGCATTCGGTTTCGACAAAAAATACTGTTCCGACAAATGCGAACCGACAGCACCCAGTCCTTATTTCAACGCATCCGGCCCTCATCCTTTTGACGACTACAAGGCACGCCCTGCGATGATGCTGGCCGGCACAACGTTTGCACAAGTCAAGAACTTGATAGATCGAGGTATTGCATCCGATCACACTTTTCCCAAAGATCAGGCTTATCTGTTGAGTACCTCGGACAAAGCGCGCAACACGCGCGCAGCGGTTTTTGCAAAGACCGCAAAAGAATTTTCCGGTGTTTTCCCTGTGCAGATACTGGAAGCCGACTTCATCTCGGAACGACGGGATGTGCTTTTTTATTTTACCGGGTTAGTTAATGTGCCCAAGCTGGAAACACTCAGATTCGCCCCAGGCGCTCTGGCGGACCACTTGACTTCGGCAGGTGGCATGCTGACCGATTCTTCACAAATGAGCAGTTTGCGTTGGCTGGAAGCAGGCGCTACCGCGAGTTACGGCACTGTGGTCGAACCTTGCAGTTTTCCGCAAAAATTTCCAACGCCTGCGGTCGCCATGTTTCACTACGCAGTAGGGGCCAGTGCGATTGAAGCTTATTGGAAAAGTGTCGCCTGGCCGGGACAGGGAATATTCATCGGCGAACCGCTGGCCAAACCATTTGCGCCATTGTTACGGGAAGTTAGCCCAGGACGATTTGAATTAAAGATTTTCTCACCCCGCTCCGGGCGATTACGAATAGAAAAATCAGTTTCCGCCGCCGGACCGTTCAAACTGGCCTCACAACCGCAAGCAATTCGCCGCGGACTGAATCGGTTTCACTTCCGGTTTAATGAAAAAACAGATGGTTATTTGAAATTACAGTGGCATTGACCGATTAATCCTAATCCGTCAACTGGGCATTTGCGCATACACTGTTTCTGCATGCTCTGATGTTGTGCAGCACCGTGCAACAAATCACGAAAATTCCCTAAACTTTTTAAAGAAATACCCGTCAAATGCAACAGGAATCATACACACACAAATTATTGTTTATTAATATAAATATTCAGAAAGAAAAAATACTTGATTTACCCGGAATGCAGACTATAATGCGTGCAAATTTAAACCAGCCAACTTACCGATAAGGAGGTCATCATGAGAAGCGCCAAGAACTTTTTTGCTCCAGCCGATTTAGTCAATATCCACATTCCTGAAACGTAGCGATTCTTAAAGGAGCAAACGCATGTCCAAACTCTCATCCACACTTCAGAAAGTCGATCAATCTGAAGTTCTGTTTGATACCCATCCTGAAATCAGTCTGAATTTTGAACACGTTCGAAATGCCTTAAAAGAAGGCTATCGACGACCTTTTTTGCTGGTTGATAGCAATATCATCCGAAATAAAACGCGCCGCTTTAAGGCTGCGATGCCGCGAGTTCATCCGCATTACGCAGTTAAAGCCAATCCTGATGTGCGTGTGCTAAAAACTCTAATCGAAGAAGGCGCTGGTTTTGAAATTGCTTCGATTGCCGAACTTGATGTGTTACTCGAGTTAGGCGTACCTGCCGCTGAAATTTTCTACAGCAATCCGATGAAATCCAGAGCGTATCTGGAGTATGCCGCCGCCAAAGGCGTTGAATGGTACGTGATGGATAGCGTTGAAGAAATGCGCAAAATCTTCAGCGTAAAGCCGGATGCGAAGATGTATCTGCGCATCGACACTCCTAATATCGGCAGCGACTGGCCACTGGCCGGCAAATTCGGCACCCACCTTGCCGACATCAATGAAATCATTCAGGAAGCCGCAAAACTCAAAGCGGATCTGGCCGGCGTTACTTTCCACGTTGGTTCGCAATGCCGTAACCCGCAGAATTGGCGTGTAGGCATTGAGCGTGCAAAAAAGGTCTTCGCAGAAATGCAACTGGTCGGCTTGACGCCCCGTTTACTGAATATCGGCGGCGGTTATCCGGTTCGTCACGTCAAACCGATCCCTTCCATCGAAATCATCGCCGAGGTGATCAACGAAGCCATCGCCGATTTGCCGGACAGTATCCGCATTATGGCGGAACCCGGCCGTTACCTGGTATCGGATTCTGCTTATTTCGTTTGCCGCGTGGTGGGTACGGCAACGCGCAATGGCAAACGGTGGATGTACTGGGATGCCGGTATGTTTGGCGGCGTTATCGAAATGACCGAGGGATTGCGTTACGAAATTCTCACTGACCGGAAAGGTAACAACATCCCTTGGTCGGTTGCCGGTCCAACCTGTGATTCGGTCGACATTCTGACGCACGACTTGATGCTGCCTAACGATATTCAGGAAGGCGATTTCATTTACATACCTAACGCAGGTGCCTATACGACGGCTTACGCCAGCAATTTCAACGGTTTCCCATTACCCGATGTGAAAGTGATTTGAGTTCTCAGCATGAGCATGCTTTGAATAATTACCAACCGGAAAAATGGTGAAGTGGTTGCAATCACTTCACCATTTCTGTTTTTAACACCCCGCAATCCGCGAAATTATAGTCATACCGTGCTTGATTTACGCTCCAGCACGACAAAGTGATATTCAAAGCTGTCCTCGCTTTCCCCAATATGCTTGTCGCGCTGCGTTTCTTCCCATTCGCTGCGATCAAATTCCGGGAAAAAAACATCGCCGTCAAAATTCCGCTGAATCTCGGTAATATACATGCGTTGACATATCTTAAGCGCTTGCCGGTACAATTTCTCACCGCCAATGATGAAATTCTCGCTATGACCGGTACTGGTTTCCTCGCATATCAGCAGCGCATCTTCAAGCGAATGAACAACCATCGCCCCGGGCACTTCGTAATCCGCCTGGCGGGTAATGATGACATTGGCTCTTCCGGGCAGCGGTTTGCCGATGGATTCATAAGTTTTTCTGCCCATCACAATGGTTTGCCCCATCGTCAGGAATTTGAAATGCTTCAAATCAGCCGGTAAATGCCACGGCAAACGGTTGTTACGGCCGATCACTCGGTTTTTCGCCATTGCCACGAGAATGGATAAATGTAAGGGTGTCATACGGCTACCGGCGCCTTAATCGCGGGATACGGATCATAATTTTCCAGAATAAAATCTTCATATTTAAAATCCAGGATCTCCCCGATACCGGGATTCAATTTCATCACGGGCAGCGGCCTGGGTATGCGCGACAGTTGTTCCCGAGCTTGCTCCAAATGATTCAGATAGAGATGCGCGTCACCCAAGGTATGCACAAAATCCCCCGCTTCCAGGTTGCACACTTGCGCAACCATCAGGGTAAGCAAGGCATACGATGCGATATTGAACGGTACACCGAGAAAAATATCCGCGCTGCGCTGATAGAGCTGGCACGACAACCGGTTATCCGCGACATAAAACTGAAAAAAAGCATGGCACGGCGGCAACCGCATTTTATGCAAATCGCCGACATTCCAAGAAGAAACAATCATGCGCCGCGAATCGGGGGTGTGTTTTATCTGTTCGATCACTTGCTGTAGCTGATCAATATGATGACCGTCCGCAGTTGCCCACGAGCGCCATTGATGACCGTATATCGGACCAAGATCACCCTGCGCATCCGCCCATTCGTCCCAGATCGTTACGCCCTGATGATGCAAATACTCGATATTGGTATCACCGCGCAAAAACCACAGCAGTTCATGAATGATCGACTTCAAATGGCATTTTTTCGTTGTCACCAAAGGAAAACCATCCACCAGATTAAAACGCATTTGATAACCGAACACCGATAGCGTGCCTGTACCCGTCCGGTCCGGTTTGCGATGACCGTGCTCCATGACATGCTGCATTAATTCGAGATATTGGCGCATCTCTATTTAAGCTCCCCGGTAAAATCAGAATAAATCCGTTTATTGAAAGGCTTTACCAGCCATAAAGCATATAAGACGTATATAATAACAATATTACAACAATCATTCTGTATGCAATGACACACGATATTGTCATTCAAGCAATACTATTCAACAGGAAAGCTTTCAATGCTGGCATCCCTTTTGCAAAACACATCATCTATCGATCAATCCGTTAAAGCATCGCACATTCTTGTAGTTCTCCCGAAGTTAGAAAAGCTCCCCAAAAAATTTGAAATTCCCGGTGAGGAATCACTGAACAAACTGCTTGTGCGGCGCGAAATGGCATTGACCGATCTGATCGCCACGCCAGTCAATGCTAACCTGCCGGATGGAGAATTGTGCGCCTGGGTAATGATCGACACGGACCGTACAGTATTCGAGCAGCAAACCGCTCTGCGCAAAGCCGTCAAACTACTTCTCACAGAAGGACCGGCTGAATTACATATCGCCGTGTATGGCTCGACGCAACAAAGAAAAAGTTTTTCCGAACTAGCTGTTTATATCTGCTTGGTCAATGGCGCAGTGCTGCCGGTTCGCAAAAATAAACCGGTCAGAAAGCCATTGGCAAAAATTTTTTTATATGGCTACAAAGATGCCGGCAACTTCACCTTGCAGCGTGCCTGCGCGGAAGGTAATTTACTCGCACGCGGTCTGACGGCATTGCCGGCCAACGAGTTGACGCCCGCTACCTACCGCCAGCAAATCAAGAAACTAGCCGATAGCGAGGGCTGGAAGTATCAAGAATACGATTTGAACACGCTGAGAGAAATCGGCGCGGGTGCTTTTGTGGCGGTTGCGCAAGGCAGCGATACGGAAGATGCCGCCATCGTTCATCTGCAGTATCAGCGCAAGCAAAGCTCTCAAAGCAAAGCCATCGCGATTGTAGGAAAAGGCATTTGCTTCGACACCGGCGGTCATAATTTAAAACCCGCCCGATATATGCAGGGAATGCATGAGGATATGAACGGCTCCGCCGTCGCATTGGGCATTTTGCTGGCAGCAACACGCGCCGAGATTCCAATTAATATTGACTGCTGGCTTGCAATCGCGCAAAACCATATCAGTCCGAGCGCCTATAAACAGAACGACATCATTATCGCACTTAGCGGTTTGTCTATTGAGATTGTCCATACCGATGCCGAAGGACGCATGGTTTTGGCCGACACGCTGACGTTGGCGAGTAAATCGAAACCCGACTTGATCATCGATTTCGCCACCTTGACAGGCAGCATGAAAACCGCTCTCGGGTCGCGCTATAGCGGGATATTCAGCAACCGTGATGAACTATTGCAAAAAGCCATTTCTGCAGGAAAAGAGAGCGGTGAGCGCGTCTGTGCCTTCCCGATGGATTCCGATTACGAGGAAAGCCTCGAAAGCTCGATTGCCGATATTAAACAGTGCGAATTAGGCGGGGAATTCGATCATATATTGGCGGCCCTTTTTCTGCAGCGCTTTGTAAATGACACGCCATGGCTGCACATGGATTTATCCGCCAGCAGCCATAAAGACGGTTTGGGTGCTGTGGACAGCGAGATCACCGGATTCGGAATCGGTTGGGCGATTGAGTTTTTGAAGAAAATTTGATTGTTTCATCCAGAGAAAAAATTGATTTAACAAGCAACCTCGCGGCAACACCACGAGAAACCGCAAGTTGAAATTGCTCTGCGTGATCAGCTTTTCATAATAACCAGCTTTTGACCAATGGATAGATTCTCGTCGTTATTATTCCAAAGCTTGATTTGATTGATTGTCGTACCATACCGTTTTGCAATTTCATAAAGAGTATCCCCTTTTTTTACGATATAAACATTCGAATGGTAGTTCTGCAATTGTTTTTTCTCTAGTGCAATACTATCTTCCTGACGCTCCGATACAATGTGGGGAACCAATATTTTCTGTCCGAGGGTAAGATTTTTATTGCGACCAATACCATTGATGGTTTGCAGTTGTTTTACTGTGGTGTGATGACGTGTTGCAATTTCATTAATATTTTCCCCTTTCTTCACGTGATAAATTTGCCATGAGATTCTAGGATCTTGATAGGTCTCAAGATTCTTCAGAAAAATATCTTTATTCTTCTTCGGTAGCAACAAAGTACGAGGCTCATCCAGTACTTTTATCACGTAACGATTGTAGGCGGGATTTAATGCATTGAATTCGGTTTCAGAGATATTGGCTAGGCGGGTGACGAGAGGGATATCGATGTGCTCGTGTATCTTGATCGTATCAAAATACGGCCGGTTCGCTATCGGTCGAATTTGAATGCCATATTTTTTAGTATTAACGATGATATCTTTGACTGCCAATAGCTTATACACATAGTGCTTAGCGTCACTGGGAAGATTCAAATCGTAAAAATTACCGGACCGGCCTTTATGCATGTTCCTGGATAGCGCTTTGCTGACAGCACCCTCGCCTAAATTATAAGCTGCAATCGCCAGCTTCCAATTATCGAACTTCTGATGCAGATATTGCAGGTAATCCAGCGCGGCTTGAGTAGAAGCGATAATATCGCGCCGGTCATCGTGCCATACATTTTGCGCCAACCCAAATGTTCTAGCTGTTTCCGGTTGAAATTGCCACAATCCTGCTGCTTGGCTGTTGGATTTGATTAGCGGATTGTATGCGCTTTCAATGACGGGCATCAATGCGATTTCCATCGGCATGCCGCGGCGCTCGACTTCCTCCACGACATGAAACAAGTACCGCTCACTGTTTGCGATAATGCGCTCAAACAATTGCGGATTATGCGTATAAGACGTCCCTATTTTGCGAATTATTTTACTATCGGGTGGCAGCGCTAAGGCAAAGCCGCTTTGTAAACGGCTCCATAAATTTGCATGAGACTGTATTCTGTCTTGAACTAATTTGTCTGCAAATGCATTCAGCGATATTAATGAACAAGTCCCGAAAAATAGTGATATTAGTAAAATAAAAAGGCCATTTCTTTTTATAATCATTTACATATATTATTTTTTATATCCATATCGGCTAACAGGATATATAAATTTTTGGCATTTGCAAACTGTTTTTTACATGAAAACACACTCCATATTGATAAATATTCTTTATTATTAATACACTAAATACAGTATTTAAAAAAATTAGAAAATATTATCCTCGAATATTCGATTGTGTATTGAATTCCTGGAGCAAAACCATTGGTTTTGGCTGCCACCCTTTTTTCCGGTGATCAACGATTACATTGGTGAAAATGCCGCCACGCACGTAAAACCGCGCGATTATCCGAAGATATCGAGGCTTCAAAACGGCAACGAGGTCATCGAGAATTTTGTTGGTTACCGCCTCATGAAATACGCCCTCATCACGATACGACCAGATATAAAGTTTCAAGCTTTTCAGTTCAATACATTTCTTATCCGGTACATAATCCAGAATCAAAGTGGCGAAATCCGGTTGTCCTGTTTTCGGGCACAAACAAGTGAATTCGGGAATTTCCATGTGGATATGGTAATCCCGGCTGGTCATTGGATTCGGGAAAGTTTCAAGTGTCTTTTCTGGTTTACTGGCCATTCTTCATGCTCATGTATAAAGTAATTCGGTTACAATGGTAAAAAGCGCTACACGCGCTTGTCTCGTTATTATAACTGCCTTACCCGATAAACAAAAAATTGCGCTTAGCTCACATCAAGCTTGCCGGCTTCAAATCATTTGTCGATCCCACCGCAGTTCCCATTTCCCAAGATCTGGTCGGCATCGTCGGTCCGAACGGTTGCGGCAAATCAAACATCATCGACGCCGTCCGCTGGGTTCTGGGAGAGTCGAAGGCCTCCGCGCTTCGAGGCGATTCGATGCAGGATGTTATTTTTTCCGGATCGGATAACCGCAAAGCTGTCGGACGCGCCAGTGTCGAAATCGTTTTTGACAATCACTTAAAAAAAATAACTGGGCAATGGGCCAGTTACGCTGAGATTGCCATTAAACGCGTGCTTCGGCGCGACGGCGTGTCGAGTTATTACATCAACAATCTGCAAGTGCGGCGGCGCGATATCGCCGATCTTTTCCTGGGAACGGGTGTCGGCGGACGTGGTTACGCCATTATCGAGCAAGGCATGATTTCCCGGATCATTGAAGCCAAGCCGCATGAATTGAGAAGCTTCCTGGAGGAAGCGGCAGGTATTTCCCAATATCGCGAGAGAAGACAGGAAACTTCCTCACGGCTCGCAGAATCACGGAAAAATCTCACCCGCTTGGAAGATATTCGCCAGGAATTGGCAACGCAATTGCAACATTTGGAGATTCAGGCAAAAACCGCGCAGCAATTTAATCACTTGCAAGAGAATCTGCACCATGCGCAATCCCAGTTATGGCTGTTGCGTAGAGCCGAAGCCTTGAAGCAACAGGAACAGACGAATCAAGAAATTCAGACCCGTGAAAACGAGCTGGAAATCTCACTGGCTACCTTGCATCAGGCGGAAAAAGATTATGAAGAAGCCCGCACAAAAGAATATGCCGTTAATGACCAGCTGCTTCAGATACAAGGGCAG
The nucleotide sequence above comes from Gammaproteobacteria bacterium. Encoded proteins:
- the apbC gene encoding iron-sulfur cluster carrier protein ApbC is translated as MTIFEQQIQSALKQTIDPTTNKDYVTEKSVGAIQITGNDVTVGIELGYPANSVKDNVQKQVKDALKSIPGIGTVQVTVSSKIIPHGVQRGVKLIPGVKNIIAVASGKGGVGKSATAVNLALALAAEGAAVGILDADIYGPSQPQMLGITGHPESLDGKSMEPMRAHGIQAISIGMLVDVETPMVWRGPMVTQALQQLLNDTNWKDLDYLVVDLPPGTGDIQLTLAQKIPVTGAVIVTTPQDIALLDARKGLKMFEKVGIPILGIVENMSTHTCSNCGHTEPIFGTGGGEKMCKDYNVELLGALPLDIKIREHTDAGKPSVVAEPDGKIAEIYKLIARRVAVKIAESAEDHSELFAKIVMDND
- a CDS encoding dCTP deaminase, producing the protein MSIKSDKWIRRMALEHGMIEPFEPDQIRRKDNQRIVSYGTSSYGYDIRCSDEFKLFTNINSTIVDPKNFDSNSFIDVKSDVCIIPPNSFALARTVEYFRIPRNVLTICLGKSTYARCGIIVNVTPFEPEWEGFVTLEFSNTTPLPAKIYANEGVAQVIFFESDEVCETSYKDRGGKYQGQHGVTLPKI
- a CDS encoding TIGR03790 family protein; this encodes MPIPICSKLLKWLSAAVALMLFSAALPAGIHPHISLPQTGLMPEDIAVIVNDDDPLSRQIGDYYQRARQIPKANVIHLKFPPNRSTLSSDEFIELKAKIDQLTPEHVQAFAVAWTAPYRVDCMSLTSALAFGFDKKYCSDKCEPTAPSPYFNASGPHPFDDYKARPAMMLAGTTFAQVKNLIDRGIASDHTFPKDQAYLLSTSDKARNTRAAVFAKTAKEFSGVFPVQILEADFISERRDVLFYFTGLVNVPKLETLRFAPGALADHLTSAGGMLTDSSQMSSLRWLEAGATASYGTVVEPCSFPQKFPTPAVAMFHYAVGASAIEAYWKSVAWPGQGIFIGEPLAKPFAPLLREVSPGRFELKIFSPRSGRLRIEKSVSAAGPFKLASQPQAIRRGLNRFHFRFNEKTDGYLKLQWH
- a CDS encoding type III PLP-dependent enzyme, producing the protein MSKLSSTLQKVDQSEVLFDTHPEISLNFEHVRNALKEGYRRPFLLVDSNIIRNKTRRFKAAMPRVHPHYAVKANPDVRVLKTLIEEGAGFEIASIAELDVLLELGVPAAEIFYSNPMKSRAYLEYAAAKGVEWYVMDSVEEMRKIFSVKPDAKMYLRIDTPNIGSDWPLAGKFGTHLADINEIIQEAAKLKADLAGVTFHVGSQCRNPQNWRVGIERAKKVFAEMQLVGLTPRLLNIGGGYPVRHVKPIPSIEIIAEVINEAIADLPDSIRIMAEPGRYLVSDSAYFVCRVVGTATRNGKRWMYWDAGMFGGVIEMTEGLRYEILTDRKGNNIPWSVAGPTCDSVDILTHDLMLPNDIQEGDFIYIPNAGAYTTAYASNFNGFPLPDVKVI
- a CDS encoding dihydrofolate reductase, with product MTPLHLSILVAMAKNRVIGRNNRLPWHLPADLKHFKFLTMGQTIVMGRKTYESIGKPLPGRANVIITRQADYEVPGAMVVHSLEDALLICEETSTGHSENFIIGGEKLYRQALKICQRMYITEIQRNFDGDVFFPEFDRSEWEETQRDKHIGESEDSFEYHFVVLERKSSTV
- a CDS encoding thymidylate synthase, which gives rise to MRQYLELMQHVMEHGHRKPDRTGTGTLSVFGYQMRFNLVDGFPLVTTKKCHLKSIIHELLWFLRGDTNIEYLHHQGVTIWDEWADAQGDLGPIYGHQWRSWATADGHHIDQLQQVIEQIKHTPDSRRMIVSSWNVGDLHKMRLPPCHAFFQFYVADNRLSCQLYQRSADIFLGVPFNIASYALLTLMVAQVCNLEAGDFVHTLGDAHLYLNHLEQAREQLSRIPRPLPVMKLNPGIGEILDFKYEDFILENYDPYPAIKAPVAV
- a CDS encoding leucyl aminopeptidase family protein: MLASLLQNTSSIDQSVKASHILVVLPKLEKLPKKFEIPGEESLNKLLVRREMALTDLIATPVNANLPDGELCAWVMIDTDRTVFEQQTALRKAVKLLLTEGPAELHIAVYGSTQQRKSFSELAVYICLVNGAVLPVRKNKPVRKPLAKIFLYGYKDAGNFTLQRACAEGNLLARGLTALPANELTPATYRQQIKKLADSEGWKYQEYDLNTLREIGAGAFVAVAQGSDTEDAAIVHLQYQRKQSSQSKAIAIVGKGICFDTGGHNLKPARYMQGMHEDMNGSAVALGILLAATRAEIPINIDCWLAIAQNHISPSAYKQNDIIIALSGLSIEIVHTDAEGRMVLADTLTLASKSKPDLIIDFATLTGSMKTALGSRYSGIFSNRDELLQKAISAGKESGERVCAFPMDSDYEESLESSIADIKQCELGGEFDHILAALFLQRFVNDTPWLHMDLSASSHKDGLGAVDSEITGFGIGWAIEFLKKI
- a CDS encoding transglycosylase SLT domain-containing protein — encoded protein: MIIKRNGLFILLISLFFGTCSLISLNAFADKLVQDRIQSHANLWSRLQSGFALALPPDSKIIRKIGTSYTHNPQLFERIIANSERYLFHVVEEVERRGMPMEIALMPVIESAYNPLIKSNSQAAGLWQFQPETARTFGLAQNVWHDDRRDIIASTQAALDYLQYLHQKFDNWKLAIAAYNLGEGAVSKALSRNMHKGRSGNFYDLNLPSDAKHYVYKLLAVKDIIVNTKKYGIQIRPIANRPYFDTIKIHEHIDIPLVTRLANISETEFNALNPAYNRYVIKVLDEPRTLLLPKKNKDIFLKNLETYQDPRISWQIYHVKKGENINEIATRHHTTVKQLQTINGIGRNKNLTLGQKILVPHIVSERQEDSIALEKKQLQNYHSNVYIVKKGDTLYEIAKRYGTTINQIKLWNNNDENLSIGQKLVIMKS
- the queF gene encoding NADPH-dependent 7-cyano-7-deazaguanine reductase QueF, with translation MASKPEKTLETFPNPMTSRDYHIHMEIPEFTCLCPKTGQPDFATLILDYVPDKKCIELKSLKLYIWSYRDEGVFHEAVTNKILDDLVAVLKPRYLRIIARFYVRGGIFTNVIVDHRKKGWQPKPMVLLQEFNTQSNIRG